A genomic segment from Leptolyngbya boryana PCC 6306 encodes:
- a CDS encoding glycosyltransferase family 39 protein: protein MILLLLGIFFRFASLGERPYWHDEAHTLLRSSGYTLTEITTQIFNTQILDRDQVLKFQQLSSEKTEFDVVRSLATEEPHRAPLFYTLLHYWMRWFGNDLTSLRILPSLLSLLVFPAIYWLCLELFGLPSTGWIAIALVSVSPFQVYYAQEVREYSLWAATTLFTSAAYLHAMRSPKKLAWSLYSVSIILSLYTSLLSLLIWVGHCIHAIASQKVKLTKPMSAFLKASFLGFLGYLPWLFFVAVNLSQVERSNAWMFQPTPLHTLLESWVTNYQFIFLKRSLAGSWSFLFTTAIGLLTFLSARSLILRTRKATWVLIALLVLPLLITFVVPDLIWGGLRSTNGRYFVPCYLGIQLAVAHLFATQLKNGSNLLQKAFWRFALVSILTAGVLSCTVQMFQNRLSEDLAIASMINQAENAIVVSAEESYQGGGTIGDILTLSHLVQPSTKFQLAIRHQVPSLPNQPNLYLYKPLTYLKQNLQQTYTLQPIYKDKLFQLLPK, encoded by the coding sequence GTGATCCTATTGCTGCTTGGTATTTTTTTCCGATTTGCGTCCCTCGGAGAACGACCTTACTGGCATGATGAGGCACATACGTTACTGAGATCATCGGGCTATACGCTCACAGAAATTACAACTCAAATTTTTAATACTCAAATCCTCGATCGCGATCAGGTGCTCAAATTTCAACAGCTTTCATCTGAGAAAACTGAATTTGATGTTGTACGCTCTTTAGCAACTGAAGAACCGCATCGAGCACCTCTGTTTTATACACTTTTACATTATTGGATGCGATGGTTTGGCAACGATCTCACTTCACTCAGAATATTACCAAGCCTGCTAAGCTTGCTCGTTTTTCCAGCGATCTACTGGCTCTGTCTTGAGTTATTTGGTTTGCCATCTACTGGATGGATCGCGATCGCACTGGTCAGTGTTTCGCCATTTCAGGTTTACTATGCTCAAGAAGTCAGAGAATATTCTCTGTGGGCGGCAACGACTTTGTTTACTTCCGCTGCATATCTTCATGCAATGCGATCTCCAAAAAAATTAGCTTGGAGCCTATATAGCGTTTCAATCATTCTATCGCTATATACGTCTCTGTTATCGCTTCTGATTTGGGTAGGTCATTGCATTCATGCGATCGCATCTCAGAAAGTGAAACTGACGAAACCTATGAGTGCTTTTCTCAAAGCTTCATTCCTTGGATTCCTTGGATATTTACCTTGGCTATTCTTTGTAGCCGTGAACCTGTCACAGGTCGAAAGAAGCAATGCTTGGATGTTTCAACCGACTCCGCTCCACACGTTGCTAGAGAGTTGGGTGACGAATTATCAATTTATCTTTCTGAAACGCAGTCTAGCGGGTTCTTGGAGCTTTTTATTTACAACTGCGATCGGGCTTCTCACCTTTCTTTCCGCGCGATCGCTGATTCTCCGTACCCGAAAAGCAACCTGGGTATTGATTGCACTTTTAGTTTTACCGTTACTCATTACTTTTGTTGTTCCTGACTTGATCTGGGGCGGATTACGATCGACGAATGGGCGCTACTTTGTCCCGTGCTATTTAGGGATTCAGCTTGCAGTTGCACATCTGTTTGCAACTCAGCTAAAAAATGGCTCAAATCTTCTACAGAAAGCATTTTGGCGGTTCGCATTGGTCAGTATTCTTACCGCAGGTGTGCTTTCATGTACGGTGCAGATGTTTCAAAATCGCCTGAGTGAAGATTTAGCGATCGCATCGATGATCAATCAAGCTGAAAATGCGATCGTCGTTAGTGCAGAAGAGTCTTATCAGGGAGGCGGCACGATCGGCGATATCCTAACATTAAGCCATCTCGTTCAGCCGAGTACAAAATTCCAGCTTGCGATTCGACATCAAGTTCCATCGCTTCCAAATCAACCGAATTTATATCTCTATAAACCTCTTACCTACCTAAAACAGAACCTCCAGCAAACCTATACACTCCAACCTATCTACAAAGATAAGCTCTTTCAACTTCTTCCCAAATGA
- a CDS encoding glycosyltransferase, with product MSIRVFIGSGEASLVERKVLIYSLRKHAQQDLDIYVLNGTHNAIERNDQEPVPAPMSLKIKYQNVTEFSLYRYLIPKICNYQGKAIYLDSDTVCLTDISELYEIDLGIHHFLAKQEYGGNWGLSVMLMDCEKCYFDLDRYFLDIEKQRYTYTDFNRMSSAFLKHHPFAIAELDPNWNVFDFHNSETKLIHYTNLFTQPWKAYNHPYGELWFQYFHEAIDAGILTERDIELSVLRSYIRPDIREGNFSRKSLLSRILR from the coding sequence ATGAGTATTCGAGTTTTTATTGGTTCTGGAGAAGCCAGTTTAGTCGAGCGCAAGGTTTTAATCTATTCCTTACGGAAACACGCGCAGCAAGATTTAGATATTTACGTTTTGAACGGGACTCATAATGCGATCGAGCGAAATGATCAAGAACCGGTTCCTGCGCCGATGTCGCTCAAAATTAAATATCAAAACGTCACTGAATTTAGTTTGTATCGCTACCTTATCCCAAAAATTTGTAATTATCAGGGCAAGGCAATTTATCTCGACTCAGATACAGTTTGCCTCACCGATATTTCAGAGTTATATGAGATCGATTTAGGCATTCACCACTTTCTTGCTAAACAAGAATATGGTGGAAATTGGGGATTAAGCGTAATGCTGATGGATTGTGAAAAGTGCTATTTTGATCTCGATAGGTATTTTCTTGATATCGAAAAGCAGCGCTATACTTACACAGATTTTAATCGAATGAGTTCAGCCTTTCTGAAGCATCATCCTTTCGCGATCGCTGAACTTGACCCCAACTGGAACGTATTCGATTTTCACAATTCGGAAACGAAATTGATTCACTATACCAATCTATTTACTCAACCTTGGAAAGCTTACAATCACCCCTACGGCGAATTGTGGTTTCAATACTTTCATGAAGCGATAGATGCAGGGATTTTGACAGAACGGGATATTGAGTTAAGCGTTTTACGATCGTATATTCGCCCCGATATTCGAGAAGGAAACTTTTCTAGAAAATCTTTACTGAGCCGAATACTGCGATGA
- a CDS encoding S8 family serine peptidase, protein MRRLLLIGLCVFSFLLSVLSFQAFATEPGTFDSIILDFRESLTSEELSSELSELKSGYSSDIRLNSEFSQADHVFVMKGDAALLRKLKNSDIGKYTEFVEPNYIYKTTGKPNDPDYDKQWNFQSINIEESWKHTRGKGTVVAVIDTGVSQVLDLKETQFVEGYDFVNDRSDASDDNGHGTHVAGTIAQSTNNRYGVAGVAYEASIMPLKVLAAWGGGTTADIAEAIRWAADHGAHVINMSLGGGGESQLMREAIEYAHSKKVTIVAAAGNSRRSVAEFPARYPHVIAVSAYDSTTKKAPYSNYGTGIDIAAPGGSIQSSANKSGGILQNTINPATGESVLEYFQGTSMAAPHVAGVAALVHSLGTQDPDRIEGILKKSAIAVQDDPQNFYGSGRLDAKGAVNLALKDRPFFWWLSPKLWSGFFSRIWFDGSAFNLGLKLLMFGVAIAFSQVFIAQMPRNRASLYWGLVLGSCGLFFLRGIFITNLPQFPLRLAGSSIPELVGTILNSNLLNPISASVLIPFLLLAGLLGHPSLKWFAIGCTFGVAACLAVSAVFLPEMQWLGSSAIARGYLGVNALLSLGLGLLAARE, encoded by the coding sequence ATGCGACGTTTACTGCTGATCGGGTTATGCGTATTCAGCTTTTTGCTATCCGTTTTATCTTTCCAAGCCTTTGCGACTGAACCTGGGACTTTTGATTCAATTATTCTCGACTTCCGTGAGTCGCTGACCAGTGAGGAACTCTCTAGCGAACTCAGCGAACTAAAATCTGGCTACAGTAGCGACATTCGCCTAAACAGTGAATTTTCTCAAGCTGATCACGTCTTTGTGATGAAAGGCGATGCAGCACTACTTCGGAAACTCAAAAACTCCGATATCGGCAAGTATACGGAATTTGTGGAACCGAACTACATCTACAAAACGACGGGCAAGCCGAACGATCCCGACTATGACAAACAGTGGAACTTTCAAAGCATCAATATTGAAGAAAGCTGGAAACATACGCGAGGCAAGGGAACCGTCGTTGCTGTGATTGATACTGGGGTGAGCCAAGTTCTTGACTTAAAAGAAACTCAATTCGTTGAAGGCTATGATTTCGTCAACGATCGCTCAGATGCTTCTGATGATAATGGTCATGGGACGCATGTTGCAGGCACGATCGCTCAGTCTACAAACAATCGCTATGGGGTAGCAGGTGTTGCTTACGAAGCGAGCATTATGCCTTTGAAAGTCCTGGCAGCCTGGGGTGGAGGAACGACAGCAGATATTGCAGAAGCGATTCGTTGGGCAGCCGATCACGGGGCACATGTCATTAATATGAGCTTAGGCGGTGGGGGAGAAAGCCAACTGATGCGAGAAGCGATCGAGTACGCTCATAGTAAAAAAGTGACGATCGTTGCGGCGGCAGGCAATTCGAGACGGAGTGTTGCTGAGTTTCCAGCCCGGTATCCTCACGTAATCGCTGTTTCAGCCTACGATTCGACAACGAAGAAAGCGCCCTACTCGAACTATGGCACGGGAATTGATATTGCTGCACCAGGAGGTTCAATTCAATCTTCTGCAAATAAGAGTGGTGGAATTTTGCAGAACACGATTAATCCAGCTACAGGGGAATCCGTGTTGGAATACTTTCAAGGAACCAGTATGGCTGCTCCTCATGTAGCAGGCGTTGCAGCTTTGGTTCACTCACTAGGTACACAAGACCCAGATCGGATTGAAGGAATTTTGAAAAAGAGCGCGATCGCAGTTCAAGATGATCCGCAAAATTTCTATGGCTCAGGCAGACTCGATGCAAAAGGAGCCGTCAATTTAGCCTTGAAAGACCGTCCTTTCTTTTGGTGGTTATCTCCGAAGCTTTGGAGTGGTTTCTTCAGTCGTATTTGGTTTGATGGCAGTGCCTTCAACCTCGGTCTGAAGCTTCTCATGTTCGGAGTTGCGATCGCATTCTCGCAAGTATTTATTGCTCAGATGCCTCGAAATCGCGCTTCGCTATATTGGGGCTTGGTGCTCGGAAGTTGCGGATTGTTCTTCTTGCGAGGCATCTTTATCACGAATCTGCCTCAGTTTCCACTCCGCTTAGCAGGTAGCTCGATTCCTGAGTTGGTTGGCACGATTCTCAATTCCAATCTGCTGAATCCAATCTCTGCAAGTGTTCTGATTCCTTTCTTGCTGCTTGCTGGTTTGTTAGGACATCCTTCGTTGAAATGGTTTGCGATCGGGTGTACTTTCGGAGTTGCAGCTTGCTTAGCCGTGAGTGCAGTCTTTCTACCCGAAATGCAATGGCTAGGAAGCAGCGCGATCGCACGGGGCTATCTCGGCGTGAATGCTTTATTGTCGCTAGGTCTTGGCTTACTGGCAGCGCGAGAATAG
- a CDS encoding FkbM family methyltransferase, with product MRSPFLRYFAFQDPIDCIFYALSLTQQPFFIQVGANDGINGDPIYPFILKWNWSGVKVEPVRYIFQELEKNFKDFSNIILENSAIAHTNNSQKFYYLKQDSAAPEWYSQLGSFSLPTILKHAQWIPDLEERLMTSDVPCLTFEELCDKHHIHHIDVIHIDTEGYDFEIIKLIDFEKFRPAIVLYEHKHLNVSDQHLCRQHLESFGYQFISTSRDTLAVLESPQLHKAWNIVIGTR from the coding sequence GTGCGATCGCCTTTTTTGAGGTATTTTGCATTCCAAGATCCAATTGATTGCATTTTCTATGCTCTCTCGCTAACTCAGCAGCCATTTTTTATTCAAGTTGGAGCCAATGATGGAATTAATGGCGATCCAATTTATCCGTTTATTTTGAAGTGGAATTGGTCGGGAGTTAAAGTTGAGCCTGTTCGTTATATTTTTCAGGAGTTAGAGAAGAACTTTAAAGATTTCTCCAATATTATTTTGGAAAATAGCGCGATCGCTCATACAAATAACTCCCAAAAATTCTACTATTTAAAGCAAGACAGTGCTGCACCTGAATGGTATAGCCAGCTTGGTTCATTCTCGCTCCCAACGATTCTAAAACATGCTCAATGGATTCCAGATTTAGAAGAGCGACTAATGACAAGCGATGTCCCTTGTTTGACCTTTGAAGAACTTTGTGATAAACATCATATCCATCATATTGATGTTATCCATATTGATACAGAAGGATATGATTTTGAAATTATTAAACTCATTGACTTTGAAAAATTTAGACCTGCGATCGTGCTTTATGAACATAAGCATCTAAACGTATCAGATCAGCACTTATGCCGTCAGCATCTTGAAAGTTTCGGTTATCAGTTTATTTCAACTTCAAGAGATACGTTAGCCGTTTTAGAATCGCCTCAACTTCACAAAGCTTGGAATATCGTAATAGGTACAAGATGA
- a CDS encoding polysialyltransferase family glycosyltransferase has translation MKRIITCQGSIQLIAALSALLHRGQLRDSQNYLVIYELYAPEQQHYEFATFIEQMARSICEWEEIVYLTPDQLNAIGHKLDSTRPAQIYSQVHRWLGLDRADEIYLCRNWQLTNQLLLNAYPSAYRVCYGDGIGLYFSEHSAVVRRPFTPPPTRDQIFDWTWWKLRSLWHRIRERLKLKTKLYSLPFDIGYFVLPDIFGETPPMPSVKLAPVQLLNLFEQFTSFVDDDRVAEIQSIIQDSPVSILLTSNFSEGERLPQAREIHAYYEFLSSHSIPPDSVLIIKPHPRDDPNKIKELQKLCSHLYREVILLTDSNLFFLPFEIFFLKAFTQKKQNIRIFAVSSAFLSLQLLFDLPSFIGFGADLTTQSFYPDFVDARLEHEQTLHEACYRLQSALNSQQDVL, from the coding sequence ATGAAGCGAATTATCACCTGCCAAGGAAGTATCCAACTCATTGCTGCATTATCAGCGCTCTTGCATCGAGGGCAGTTGAGAGACTCCCAAAATTACCTCGTCATCTATGAGCTTTATGCTCCTGAACAGCAGCATTATGAGTTTGCAACCTTTATCGAGCAGATGGCGAGATCGATTTGTGAATGGGAGGAGATCGTCTATCTCACCCCTGATCAACTGAATGCAATTGGTCACAAACTCGACTCGACTCGACCCGCTCAAATTTATAGCCAAGTTCATCGCTGGCTCGGACTCGATCGAGCCGATGAAATCTATCTCTGTCGCAACTGGCAATTGACGAATCAGCTTTTACTCAATGCCTATCCCTCTGCTTATCGAGTCTGCTACGGTGACGGCATCGGGCTTTATTTCTCAGAGCATTCAGCCGTCGTTCGTCGCCCGTTTACGCCGCCTCCAACCCGTGATCAAATTTTCGATTGGACTTGGTGGAAACTACGATCGCTCTGGCATCGAATTCGTGAACGCCTGAAGTTAAAAACAAAGCTCTACTCTCTGCCTTTTGATATTGGCTACTTTGTGCTGCCTGACATTTTTGGAGAAACGCCACCCATGCCAAGCGTCAAGCTTGCGCCAGTGCAGCTCCTCAACTTGTTTGAGCAATTCACCTCATTTGTCGATGACGATCGCGTAGCTGAAATTCAATCCATCATTCAAGATTCGCCAGTTTCAATTCTACTCACTTCCAACTTTTCAGAAGGAGAACGCTTACCTCAAGCTCGTGAAATTCACGCCTACTATGAATTTCTTAGCTCACACAGCATTCCACCCGATAGTGTCTTGATCATCAAACCTCATCCTAGAGATGATCCCAATAAGATTAAAGAATTGCAGAAACTATGTTCTCATTTATATCGTGAAGTCATTCTCCTGACTGATTCAAATCTGTTCTTTTTACCCTTTGAAATTTTCTTTCTCAAAGCTTTTACTCAAAAAAAGCAGAACATTCGTATCTTTGCCGTCAGTTCTGCTTTTTTGTCCTTACAGCTTCTCTTCGATCTACCAAGCTTCATTGGATTCGGAGCAGATTTAACTACACAATCGTTTTATCCAGACTTTGTGGATGCCCGCTTAGAGCATGAACAAACCTTACATGAAGCTTGCTATCGTTTACAGTCCGCTTTGAATTCTCAACAAGACGTGCTATGA
- a CDS encoding glycosyltransferase family 2 protein, protein MISIVTPVYNGEQFIESCLQTVIAQACDEIEHLIIDGGSTDSTVSIIQKYANCYSHIRWISEPDRGQSDAMNKGIQLAKGNVLTFLNVDDYYELDTLNQVNQRFKTLPEPSFIVGNCRIWNDHGEVIDINKPSKLRLFDLVLGLNINPYPCNPCAYFYHRSLHERVGNYAIEDHYSMDLDFILRVVQVAHVYYVDEIWGNYRRIAGTKTFIDMESGECDRRVRQILRKYRQHLTPVEQFQWYIWKIWHQCRTIVFSALRLCFRTIKRFFRR, encoded by the coding sequence ATGATTAGTATTGTGACTCCTGTTTACAATGGAGAGCAGTTCATTGAGTCCTGTCTTCAAACCGTCATTGCTCAAGCGTGCGATGAAATTGAGCATCTCATTATTGATGGCGGTTCAACAGATAGCACAGTTAGTATCATTCAAAAATATGCGAACTGCTATTCTCACATTCGCTGGATCTCTGAACCGGATCGAGGTCAATCCGATGCCATGAACAAAGGCATTCAACTTGCAAAAGGCAATGTGCTGACGTTTCTCAATGTTGATGACTACTATGAGCTAGATACTCTAAATCAAGTTAATCAGCGCTTCAAAACGCTACCTGAACCGAGCTTTATCGTGGGAAACTGTCGAATCTGGAACGATCACGGAGAAGTGATTGATATCAATAAGCCTTCTAAGTTGCGCTTGTTTGATCTCGTTCTCGGGTTGAATATCAATCCCTATCCTTGTAATCCTTGCGCTTATTTTTATCATCGATCGCTGCATGAGCGAGTTGGAAATTATGCGATCGAGGATCACTATTCGATGGATCTAGATTTCATTCTCCGCGTGGTTCAAGTGGCTCACGTTTACTATGTTGATGAAATCTGGGGGAACTATCGCAGAATTGCAGGAACGAAAACGTTTATTGATATGGAAAGTGGAGAGTGCGATCGCCGAGTTCGACAAATTCTAAGAAAATATCGACAGCATCTGACTCCAGTTGAGCAATTTCAGTGGTACATCTGGAAAATTTGGCATCAATGCCGCACGATTGTCTTTTCAGCTTTAAGACTCTGTTTTAGAACGATTAAACGGTTCTTTCGTAGATAA
- a CDS encoding glycosyltransferase family 2 protein, translating to MKTSVLINNYNYQTYVIDAIESVLNQSAQADEIIIVDDCSTDQSAQVLQDFLNSKSPILGDLGGTIPSNRSPNINLILKKKNEGQLAAFQDGFNAATGELIFFLDADDVYQETYIETVLNFYQNHPACDFLFTSSELFGNEERIATCYTHTRDLGYSKISTLYRRTWIGHRTSTLSMKRHVLEAIFPIPYLEDWRIRADDCVTYGTSIANAHKFYLNQPLVKYRVHGNNGYYGRLKTRSPEYFQQYEQAIERLFKFWIKKFNYSEDIDQFAGEEFRSIPHPTQQEFDTFQSIIRCTNLPKIRKGFMLVLAYLYFLRHRNPSECSPQRN from the coding sequence ATGAAAACTTCTGTTTTAATCAATAACTATAATTATCAGACCTATGTGATTGATGCGATCGAGAGCGTTCTCAATCAATCAGCCCAAGCCGATGAAATCATTATTGTAGATGATTGCTCAACCGATCAATCTGCCCAAGTCTTACAAGATTTTCTAAATTCAAAGTCCCCCATTCTGGGAGATTTAGGGGGCACGATTCCCTCTAATCGAAGCCCAAATATCAATCTCATCTTAAAAAAGAAAAACGAAGGACAACTTGCAGCATTTCAAGACGGATTCAACGCTGCCACAGGTGAGCTTATTTTCTTCTTAGACGCAGACGACGTATACCAAGAAACCTATATCGAAACCGTTCTAAACTTTTACCAAAATCATCCAGCTTGTGACTTTCTATTTACCAGTTCAGAACTTTTTGGTAACGAAGAAAGAATTGCAACTTGTTACACCCACACTCGTGATCTTGGCTATTCAAAAATCAGCACCCTATATCGAAGAACTTGGATTGGACATCGCACTTCCACCCTTTCGATGAAGCGGCATGTTCTCGAAGCAATCTTTCCCATTCCTTACTTAGAAGATTGGCGAATTCGAGCCGATGACTGTGTAACTTATGGAACATCGATCGCGAATGCCCACAAATTTTACCTCAATCAACCCCTCGTAAAATATCGAGTTCATGGCAATAATGGGTACTACGGACGCTTAAAAACACGATCGCCCGAATATTTTCAACAGTATGAACAAGCGATCGAGCGTTTGTTCAAATTCTGGATTAAAAAATTCAATTACTCCGAAGACATTGATCAATTTGCAGGTGAGGAGTTCCGTTCAATTCCTCACCCAACTCAACAGGAATTTGATACGTTTCAATCCATCATTCGGTGTACAAACCTGCCTAAAATTCGCAAGGGATTCATGTTAGTGTTGGCGTATCTCTATTTCCTTCGTCACCGCAATCCTTCCGAATGTTCACCCCAAAGGAACTGA
- a CDS encoding ABC transporter ATP-binding protein, which yields MSNLVLQVENLSKCYQIAHQSNAPNFLLRDVIASSVKSLFNRNAQKRSTEDFLALDNVSFSLQAGDRLGVIGRNGAGKSTLLKLLSRITEPTQGRIEMIGRVTSLLEVGTGFHPELTGRENVYLNGAILGMSRSEIARKFDQIVDFAEVERFLDTPVKRYSSGMYVRLAFAVAAHLEPEILIVDEVLAVGDTQFQQKCLNKMEEVGKEGRTVLFVSHNMQTISALCNQAIVLEAGQVAFHGEVQAAIDVYLENSYQLMSRIPLLERRDRTGSGRVKVSSFRVLDAQGQAVEILQSGLDYEFEFGYVNYSGQALESVIVSFAVSDDKGQTILLLRTSFTDSNVVLNANSGVVRCRLNQLPLANSTYRLPIFFSYRESEVLDYLQDAVSIVVEGGDFFGTGSAGLPQKCKILTKAEWRSF from the coding sequence GTGTCAAATTTAGTACTTCAGGTTGAGAATCTGAGTAAGTGCTATCAGATTGCACATCAGTCGAATGCGCCTAATTTTTTGCTCAGAGATGTGATTGCAAGTTCCGTCAAATCGTTGTTCAATCGGAACGCTCAGAAGCGATCGACCGAAGATTTTTTGGCATTAGATAACGTTTCGTTTTCGCTGCAAGCAGGCGATCGCTTAGGAGTCATTGGGCGAAATGGAGCAGGAAAATCGACGCTCTTGAAGCTGCTGAGTCGAATCACCGAGCCGACTCAAGGCAGAATTGAGATGATAGGCAGAGTTACAAGTTTACTAGAAGTTGGAACTGGCTTTCATCCTGAGCTAACCGGACGGGAGAATGTGTATCTCAATGGCGCGATTTTGGGAATGAGTCGATCGGAGATTGCGCGCAAGTTTGATCAGATTGTTGATTTTGCTGAGGTTGAGCGGTTTTTAGATACACCTGTCAAACGGTATTCTTCGGGGATGTATGTGCGCTTAGCATTTGCAGTAGCAGCACATCTAGAGCCAGAAATTTTGATTGTGGATGAGGTTTTAGCCGTCGGAGATACCCAATTTCAGCAGAAGTGTCTGAATAAGATGGAAGAGGTGGGAAAAGAGGGACGAACTGTTTTGTTTGTCAGCCACAATATGCAGACGATTAGCGCTTTATGCAATCAGGCGATCGTGCTGGAGGCAGGACAGGTTGCGTTTCATGGAGAAGTACAAGCCGCGATCGACGTTTATTTAGAAAACTCTTATCAGTTGATGAGCCGGATTCCTTTGCTGGAAAGACGCGATCGTACGGGTTCAGGAAGAGTGAAAGTCTCTAGCTTTCGCGTCTTAGATGCACAAGGACAAGCTGTTGAAATTCTTCAATCTGGCTTAGATTATGAGTTTGAGTTTGGCTATGTCAACTACTCAGGTCAAGCTTTAGAGAGTGTGATTGTTAGCTTTGCCGTTTCAGACGATAAAGGACAAACTATCCTATTGCTCAGAACGAGTTTTACAGATAGTAACGTTGTTTTGAATGCGAATTCAGGCGTTGTGAGATGTCGATTAAATCAGCTACCGTTAGCAAACAGCACGTATCGCTTACCTATCTTCTTCTCTTATCGCGAATCTGAAGTACTGGATTATCTACAAGATGCAGTTTCGATTGTGGTAGAAGGCGGGGATTTCTTTGGGACTGGAAGTGCAGGATTGCCTCAGAAGTGTAAGATTTTGACAAAAGCAGAATGGCGGAGTTTTTAA
- a CDS encoding glycosyltransferase: MFTPKELILRPKPASLSDFDLTQPSTRIIACPDPPIEAVRAGHAIAIPDNTFNIRPLLKQLPFQPDLVSLSARVMTFLPRGLHTLNCPTVMKLGDTFHLGDGGLSRMVSYCKHLNCDYHWTYQSPQHLHFFTEAGLRNVFWLPGSIVIDPYIPQLSEKQYAVIFRGSESELHQYRTHILNVVRTSGIDIDVCQKDYTSSLEDYAKARIVINSSLNGDLNRRVFEVLMAGGFLLTDRIRPQSGLFELFEEGKHFECYGNETELIEKIQFYLARPQKANQIAQAGHEHFLTHYSQPTVQQQLYRSIFNKLEFPKHDRRLHTSTRLQTRLKLYELIQELHRIYPKLKILCWRTCSTIVADLADLPRAELTHVVDSEQLVQTQTDYLQAGLQVNVQDLQPDPGGEFQIVVMSGVDRALEQQIQQSTNLLCDRGFFIIVQPFNFFAIPQLNQWMRNQNCIPIQLSIRLFNQNYDLALEQHGLLYQKLSAQADSARLQDKADLVITEIRASRIIKTQIKTAPIIRCILSLIRKLRSRFR; encoded by the coding sequence ATGTTCACCCCAAAGGAACTGATACTGCGCCCGAAACCCGCTTCACTCTCAGATTTCGACCTTACTCAGCCCTCAACTCGCATCATCGCCTGTCCTGATCCTCCCATCGAAGCTGTTCGAGCAGGTCACGCGATCGCAATTCCTGACAACACTTTCAACATTCGTCCCCTCCTCAAACAGCTTCCATTCCAGCCCGATCTCGTCAGTCTGTCTGCCCGTGTCATGACCTTTCTGCCGCGCGGACTCCACACGTTGAACTGTCCAACTGTAATGAAATTGGGAGACACTTTTCACTTAGGCGATGGTGGGTTGAGTCGAATGGTGAGCTATTGCAAGCATCTCAATTGTGATTACCACTGGACATATCAAAGCCCTCAGCATCTTCACTTCTTTACTGAGGCAGGACTAAGAAATGTATTTTGGTTGCCTGGGTCGATCGTCATTGATCCATATATTCCTCAACTCTCAGAGAAGCAGTACGCCGTTATTTTTCGCGGTTCTGAATCAGAATTACACCAGTATCGAACCCATATTTTGAATGTAGTCCGAACATCTGGAATTGACATAGATGTATGCCAAAAAGACTACACTAGCTCTCTAGAAGACTATGCAAAAGCACGGATTGTTATCAATAGTAGTTTGAATGGAGATCTGAATCGGCGTGTGTTTGAAGTGCTGATGGCAGGAGGTTTTTTACTCACCGATCGCATTCGTCCGCAGTCTGGACTCTTTGAACTCTTTGAAGAAGGCAAGCATTTTGAATGCTACGGCAATGAGACAGAACTCATCGAGAAAATTCAGTTCTACCTTGCTCGTCCTCAAAAAGCGAACCAAATTGCCCAAGCTGGACATGAGCATTTTCTCACTCATTACTCTCAACCAACAGTCCAGCAACAACTATATCGATCGATTTTCAACAAGCTCGAATTTCCCAAACACGATCGACGATTGCACACCTCAACCCGGCTTCAAACTCGTCTCAAACTCTACGAACTCATTCAAGAACTTCATCGCATCTATCCTAAACTCAAGATTCTGTGTTGGCGAACTTGCTCAACGATCGTCGCAGACCTTGCAGACTTACCTCGTGCTGAACTGACTCACGTTGTTGACTCTGAGCAACTCGTACAGACCCAAACAGACTATCTACAGGCAGGGCTGCAAGTCAATGTACAAGATCTGCAGCCTGATCCAGGTGGAGAATTTCAAATTGTAGTCATGAGTGGAGTGGATCGTGCCTTAGAGCAGCAGATTCAACAGAGTACAAATCTACTTTGCGATCGCGGTTTTTTCATCATTGTTCAGCCCTTTAACTTCTTTGCAATCCCACAATTGAATCAATGGATGAGAAATCAGAACTGTATTCCAATTCAGTTATCCATTCGCTTGTTCAATCAGAACTATGATCTAGCACTTGAACAGCATGGACTACTTTATCAAAAACTTTCTGCTCAAGCTGATTCAGCAAGGTTGCAGGACAAAGCAGACTTAGTAATAACTGAGATTCGAGCCAGTAGAATAATAAAAACTCAGATCAAAACGGCTCCAATCATTCGTTGCATTCTATCTCTAATTCGGAAGCTGCGATCGCGCTTTCGCTAG